The following are encoded in a window of Ruminiclostridium herbifermentans genomic DNA:
- a CDS encoding sigma-70 family RNA polymerase sigma factor — protein METNDDITVENCRKLLRRAAWRIQYKSRIKQIREHQMLFEEQASEIGFEAEIISKIFVESLLNTIPWEKCRYILEKTIIYGMTEKEVAKQLNITQQGVNKWKKKGLDLLRETIQNLEIQ, from the coding sequence ATGGAAACAAATGATGACATCACAGTGGAAAATTGCAGAAAGCTATTAAGGAGAGCAGCATGGAGAATACAATATAAGAGTCGTATAAAGCAAATACGGGAACATCAAATGCTATTTGAAGAACAGGCATCTGAAATTGGTTTTGAAGCAGAAATTATATCAAAAATTTTTGTAGAAAGTCTGTTAAACACTATACCTTGGGAAAAATGTAGATATATTTTGGAAAAAACCATTATCTATGGCATGACTGAAAAAGAAGTAGCAAAACAATTAAATATTACTCAACAGGGGGTGAATAAATGGAAAAAAAAGGGGTTAGATCTATTGCGCGAGACAATACAGAATTTAGAAATACAGTAA
- a CDS encoding helix-turn-helix domain-containing protein: MEKKGVRSIARDNTEFRNTVKLAKQGDKNSMDEILNLFAYDIEYLSKYIMLPREDAIQSLKAELISIICNQI, from the coding sequence ATGGAAAAAAAAGGGGTTAGATCTATTGCGCGAGACAATACAGAATTTAGAAATACAGTAAAATTGGCAAAACAAGGCGATAAAAATTCTATGGACGAAATTCTTAATCTATTTGCATATGATATTGAATACCTGTCAAAGTACATAATGTTGCCTAGAGAAGATGCTATTCAATCACTAAAAGCTGAACTAATTAGTATCATTTGTAACCAAATATAA
- a CDS encoding peptidoglycan D,D-transpeptidase FtsI family protein, with the protein MAKEASAQRSSNVNIESARGDFIDRNGIRLTNRTPGITLVLKPALLRDQMSSVEQICRFVGLDVEKTKEKIQRYNTPILVEIDKETKSILANMNIEGISFLNSLNRYNTDTKAKHLLGYLNKVDKIGINGLEKLYEKTLNYGHEDSLAVITDSNNELLNGLGYRIIKGDDKTKKLDIRLTIDYHIQATIEEALDKRGLTGAIVVENVNNGDIVAMCSKPDFDPNDIEKYLSNNKRPLFNRAVAQYNLGSVFKLIDLAAMFEKNPNFDMIYNCPGYIQVGDKEFKCSSYEKGGHGTIEINSALALSCNSYFINMALDLGADPILSMCNTLGLGNNTGLSLQGIDEAKGFVSPLSDIKNPGDIANVSIGQGQILATPVQIADLVATIANGGIKNNINVVDCVVNKEGNKVRDLKEISQKRVLSEVTAKRLKRLMEGVVSIGTGKQANLDGYGGAGGKTGSAETGQYIDGEKIIQAWFAGYFPANAPKYSVAIFIEDGKSGGTAAAPIFAEIGAEIMSKGL; encoded by the coding sequence ATGGCAAAGGAAGCTTCTGCACAGAGATCAAGTAATGTTAATATAGAAAGTGCAAGAGGAGATTTTATAGACAGAAATGGTATAAGGCTTACCAACAGAACGCCTGGAATTACTCTTGTTTTAAAACCTGCACTTTTGCGGGATCAAATGTCTTCAGTTGAGCAAATATGCAGGTTTGTAGGATTAGATGTTGAAAAAACAAAGGAAAAAATTCAAAGATATAATACACCCATTTTAGTTGAAATTGATAAAGAAACAAAGTCTATTCTTGCCAATATGAATATTGAAGGAATTTCATTTTTAAATTCACTAAATAGATACAATACAGATACCAAAGCTAAGCATTTATTAGGCTATTTAAATAAGGTAGATAAAATAGGGATTAATGGTTTAGAAAAGCTTTATGAAAAGACATTGAATTATGGACATGAGGATTCGCTTGCCGTAATTACTGATAGTAATAATGAACTGCTCAATGGCCTAGGTTACAGGATTATTAAAGGCGACGATAAAACTAAAAAGCTAGATATAAGACTTACAATTGATTATCATATACAGGCAACTATAGAAGAAGCATTGGATAAAAGAGGCCTAACAGGTGCGATTGTTGTTGAAAACGTTAATAATGGTGATATTGTAGCTATGTGCAGTAAGCCTGATTTTGATCCTAATGATATTGAAAAGTATTTATCAAATAATAAGAGACCATTGTTTAACAGAGCTGTGGCCCAGTACAATTTAGGCTCGGTATTTAAATTAATTGATTTGGCTGCAATGTTTGAAAAAAATCCGAATTTTGATATGATTTATAATTGTCCCGGATATATTCAAGTGGGTGACAAGGAGTTTAAATGTTCATCATATGAGAAGGGGGGACATGGAACTATTGAAATAAACAGTGCATTAGCACTTTCCTGCAATTCTTATTTTATAAATATGGCACTGGACTTAGGAGCAGACCCGATTTTGTCAATGTGTAATACATTAGGACTAGGTAATAATACTGGATTATCTTTACAGGGGATTGATGAGGCAAAAGGATTTGTTTCCCCATTATCAGATATAAAAAATCCTGGAGATATTGCAAATGTTTCTATTGGGCAGGGTCAGATATTAGCTACACCAGTTCAGATTGCTGATTTAGTTGCCACTATAGCTAATGGTGGAATAAAGAATAATATTAATGTTGTTGATTGTGTGGTAAACAAAGAAGGAAATAAAGTTAGAGATTTGAAAGAAATAAGCCAAAAGCGAGTACTATCAGAGGTAACTGCCAAAAGATTAAAACGTCTTATGGAGGGAGTAGTAAGCATAGGGACTGGAAAACAGGCAAATCTTGATGGTTACGGTGGGGCAGGTGGAAAGACTGGAAGTGCTGAAACTGGACAATACATTGATGGAGAAAAAATAATACAAGCATGGTTTGCGGGTTATTTTCCTGCAAATGCACCAAAATATTCAGTAGCAATTTTTATTGAAGACGGTAAAAGTGGAGGAACTGCTGCTGCACCTATTTTCGCTGAGATTGGTGCTGAAATAATGAGTAAAGGATTATGA